In Cotesia glomerata isolate CgM1 linkage group LG8, MPM_Cglom_v2.3, whole genome shotgun sequence, the sequence ggttaatagttggatgggtgaccgctggtattatagctataaaactatatctagatattttttttttgcattttaattagttacacagaattgcgtaggaccatattaaatattctatccataaaattaacccaataattaattagatgtaataaatatataattaaatattgttatatataattatatatagttatatataattagatatgattatatttggccatttttcatatataatcatatataaccaatttatatataaatatatatgtcggagaaTAAAGTACAGCGAAGTATTTTCTGTCAAAGTGATGAGAATATTCTTTaggatatttctatttttagtaattttaagaaatgtactattactttaatattttgtaaaataagttttaacgaaattgttttattgcggTAGGCTTAGGCCTAGGTAGGCACATGGTGGTCAACGTAGTCGGGATCCCAGGACGATAGaggtatcataaaattaatatggaAAAGAGAAATATGCAGCAGGCAGACTATTTGAGAATAGTTGGGGAAAAGACAGTCTTGATTTGGAATTGAGATTGAACGGACGTCCTGGTGATCGCGAATTCGTTATTTCCTAAGTCTCGGTCTATCgcaagatatttataattttgttagcattctaagttaaattaatcttGTACGAGTTTACCTACTCATTCTTGATAATTGATCTTATTGTAATTgggaatattaattaattgtaataataaaaatgggtAAATCACAAAATGCTGAACCTCTAACAAAAGATCCTGCCTCTCcgacatatataattatatataaatattttttctcgggtaatATTCGtcataattctttattttaattaaaaataatttaaacaatttaataattgatgattttgacttatttaataaagtagagttataaaatgactttggtatttattacttgccggaataaataaacagatttggcaatagcgcgcttgattatacccataacagagacgtggatgagtatgtgagttaaacatttttttgccctccgggcggaaagtggcaactttcgtcccgctgcgctaaactaagttgccgctttccgccttcgtcggacaaaaaaatagtatacactcctcgggaagtaaataagaaagcctcagatcacatgtttgttgacctcggcttcgcctcggccaacaattacatgtgatctgagacatttcttactttacttccctaggtgtgtaatatactaattctctctctgtaactatatttctatccttttcttttttctcagctgttgacgcgatgttgtcaaatctttattcgaataaatggctgacgatGAACGAGTtgcaaacataaaatttgactttaaatatttcaaaaattatatcggtaatgtattattattaaattgtttttatattttgcaataatcaaAGTTTcatgtgtatagttttttatccgttaaagttgggaggttattattgaaaaaaataattagtctcaacaaaaatttgtccgccataagagcccgtgtataaggagataaaatatgtgatttttaaagtttaatatctaagtaactaaacggtgaatctttttaaaattttgggattaaataaatgacgtatttatttatacgtatacttaatttcaaagctcaaagttggaaattattttttacattagattcgctcgaacctccttaaCTTCATGTCAACAGTTATAAGTGTAACTCAAAAAactgtaatttaattacaacgatatgtaaatatgtaagcagaatattttattaattaaccgagagtaaattttttaaaaaagtaaactatatattagtaataaaataattatacccACTATGGAATTAATCCGACTAATTTTAATCACAATGTTTGTCTGCTTAATAATAACGCAGATTAACAGGGCAGACCCACTGCTCTCAGTAAACTCAATCTCAACCTCCAAGCAAACTTCCCTAAAATCGGAGCTAAAAAAACTCAAGTACAAGTTTACAACGGAGATAAATGTTCGATCACAATTCAAGGACACTATTGAAATTACCATCGAAGATCCTTGCGATCTTGAAAACCAAAACAAACGCGTGACTTGTAAACTCGACAACCCAGATTTCTGCAAGTCGTGCCCTTACACCACTTGCAAGCACTTTGACAAAGAAGTAAAAATTGGAACAAATGTTATTCCGAAGAATGACGAGGGTGAAGGATACTGTGTTGCGTTTAAAGACATGTCATCAGGCTGCAACGAGTACCACGGTAATTGGGCGATGGTAAAGGCCTCGTCTTTCAAAAGTAACCTCAATCCAAATACCTACATCAGGTTCTGTCTCTGTAAACGACCTGGATTTATTGGCAACATGACCCTGTTCGGGAGCTGTGAGCATCCCTTTATCTGCGACGGAGACGTCGTCGACATAAACGTTTCCTACGATAAAATAAAGTGCAAGTGTCTCAACGAATTCAAGTCGAAAGTCGTTGGAGACGGTTGGCACCGTTGCGTTGCTCCTTTTGTTGAGGAACGCGTCAACTGGTCAACCGTGCCCAAGCCCCAAAAATTCGCCGAGTCTTTCATCCCGGTAAAAACATACTTTGACAAAATGATCTCTAATTATGTTGGAAACCTGGATGAACTGACCGACCCCTGCAGCAGGTGTCCTGTTACTGGAAACCCGACCTATGCCAGGTCAGTTACCATTGACAAAAGTGGTCACCCTGATGATACCACGGTGATCTGCCGACCGGCTGACAGTGATGAAATCAACCAGCCAAATTGGGGCATTCCTTTGAGGAGACATACTCACAATGGCAATGATGGAAATATGAAACGTCTGCTGAAAGGCTCCTGGGGTCCGGATGTCATGTTGGCTATCAAGTGGAAGGAGCTGTGGGTCTACGGTGCCTCCAATCATGACGATAAAGACAAGAGCCCGCAAGACTGCGTGTTTGTCTTTGATTACCAAGACAACCAAGATTTTTATCTAAAGTTAGGACTGAATCAAAATTATCAGTATGCTATAAACGCTGGGAAGGACGCTTTGCTAGGCCTAACCGTCTTACCAATGTCAACGTTCACTCCAACGGTCTACCCTCACTGCTTGAGAGGAAATGTTGATGGCGGTTACGCGATGTCTTTCAGTTACGGCTGCCGAATCTATAATTTAAACCTGGCTTGCTTTGTCGAAGAACATGAAATCAAagattttataatcaacagCAAACATAATAACATATCCTCAACTTTTCTGACTCGGGCCTATCAAGAAAGATATGGTTGGTATTTCGTAAGTACTCAAAACTGGGATTCGGTACAAGAATTGGGACATGCCTTTGGTGTAGCTCtatatgaatttaataataaaagctaTCAGTACCTGACTTACAATCCAGCGATTAAAACCGATAAAACTCTTAATCAGTATTTTCCGTTTGTTGCCATGCGGGTCAGACCAATGCCGGATGAAGATAGGAAAAATAGCCGTTGGAAACGGCATCGAATTTCCGGACTTCGACATTTTGTTGTTGATTTTATTCTGACTGATAAGGAGAGTAGTAAGAAATTTCTCATCCAACATTATCATAAAGCTGACTCTAATTTTGTATAtaagtgatttttaaattgaaactaTTGTTGATTATTgaccacttttttttattccattgataatgatgatgatgatatatttt encodes:
- the LOC123270180 gene encoding uncharacterized protein LOC123270180 — translated: MELIRLILITMFVCLIITQINRADPLLSVNSISTSKQTSLKSELKKLKYKFTTEINVRSQFKDTIEITIEDPCDLENQNKRVTCKLDNPDFCKSCPYTTCKHFDKEVKIGTNVIPKNDEGEGYCVAFKDMSSGCNEYHGNWAMVKASSFKSNLNPNTYIRFCLCKRPGFIGNMTLFGSCEHPFICDGDVVDINVSYDKIKCKCLNEFKSKVVGDGWHRCVAPFVEERVNWSTVPKPQKFAESFIPVKTYFDKMISNYVGNLDELTDPCSRCPVTGNPTYARSVTIDKSGHPDDTTVICRPADSDEINQPNWGIPLRRHTHNGNDGNMKRLLKGSWGPDVMLAIKWKELWVYGASNHDDKDKSPQDCVFVFDYQDNQDFYLKLGLNQNYQYAINAGKDALLGLTVLPMSTFTPTVYPHCLRGNVDGGYAMSFSYGCRIYNLNLACFVEEHEIKDFIINSKHNNISSTFLTRAYQERYGWYFVSTQNWDSVQELGHAFGVALYEFNNKSYQYLTYNPAIKTDKTLNQYFPFVAMRVRPMPDEDRKNSRWKRHRISGLRHFVVDFILTDKESSKKFLIQHYHKADSNFVYK